AACTGCTTTGCCACTAGGCTTACCCTTTGACAGCATTTTCGTGTATTTTCGATGTAGTCGATACTGTGCCTTCCAGGATATGGCCTGAATTTCAGGAGATTTTCCTTGTTGACGTTTCTTTAACTCTCCTTGTAGCGCAGGTTTATAGCGGTAACTCCAAGCGGATTCGACCAATAAACGACGAAGGTGGGTATTCCCCGATTTCGTAATGTTTCCCTGCCATCGGCTTTGGCCACTTGAGTATTCCCTCGGCACCAAACCTGTGTACCCCATGAAAGCCTTCGCATTACCAAACCGGGTAAATGAACACACTTCCGCTACGATTCCTGTTGCTGTCGTTTCAGCTACTCCACGTAAGGTTTGAAGGGCTTGTATTAAGGGGGCGTGGTGCCCTTCCGTGGCTTCTTCGTGAATGGCTGCTTCCATACGCTTCAGACGTTCTTCATTTTCATCCATCTGATGCAGCATTTCCTGCAGAACCAAACGTTGAGAAGCGGACTCGAATGGAATACGTCCTAACCATAACCGGTATTTAGCCGTCCAACGGCGAAGTGGCTCTTTAGGTGCAATCTGATGACGAAGGAGAAACTTCCCGATCCGCTGCCGGATTCGAGCTCGATCTTCCTTAACATCTTCACGCATTCGTACCAAATCACGAAGCGCTTCTTCCTCTGGAGTAGGTACATGCACATGTGTTAATTCACCTGCTCGAAGTAATTGTGCCAGACGCATCGAATCCCTACGATCCGTTTTTACCCGTTCTCCTGGACGACTAGGCATAAGTGATGGGGCGATAACAATGCAGTCATATCCATGTGCAGTTAGCAAACGAACTAAAGGATATCCTGTTGGACCTGCCTCGTAACAAACGCTTAATTCATTGGGTTGGCCTAACTTCCTCAATACTTTCAAGATGTGATACTCGGTATGAGGAATCGTGCCCAAATACCGAGCGCCTTCTCTTCCTGGATCAGCTACAGATACAGCAATATTTTCCTTCGACACGTCTAAGCCTACGTATTTTATGGTATCCTTCATAGTACAGACTCTCCTTTGCAATTTAGCTCTGATTTTGGTTTTGGTTTAGCTTCTACTACACCATTATTCCCAAAATTAACCTAAGATGTTGCAATTACGGGGAGTCTGTCTCGTTCATGATAACTGTTGCCCCCACATTTCTTGGATTGGTTCTGAGCAAGGACGAAATGTGGGGGCAAAGGCGAGCGCTGACGCTTGTCCGGAATCGATTCGTCCTCTCCGCTAAGTTGTGCAGATCCCTCACTTTAATTAGACATACGAAAAGAAACTGGATTTGGAGGACGACATTCCACCTCATCATCTTGTTCGCATCATGCATGAAGCGGTTAACTGCTTGGATGACCGCATCTTTTCGGCCACCTATCCCGGTGGCGAACGAGACAGCTACCATCCCAAGATGCTCACCAAAGTCATCATTTACGCCTACACACAGCGAATCTATTTTTCTCGTCAGATCGCCAGCTCCCGGACTTCCGTACCATCAATCGTTTTCGTTCCTACGTCAAACGGGAACACTATTATTTGTATTTCTGCTTCGAGGACTGACGAAAGTGAGCCTAGGTCGGATGGCTTTCGCTTGCCCATAATCTACTCAAGCAAGCGACAAAGACCGAAAAGCAAGAAATGGCGGTGCAAGGATAACATCCTGAGCACCGCCATTTCTTCATTTGACACATTTTTTATCTGACGAACCGCCCGTCAAGTGAGCAAACCTACTTATGGGACAGCTCCTTTCAGTATTTATGATGAATGGAACCCGGCTTCTTCGGAGCCGCCGGTCGTCTTACTACCGGAAGAACCCCGCTTGCTGCGAATATGAAGTTTATTCGCCAGCAGGGTGATCAAGCTTACCGGCTTCAACCCGACCGCTATGCCATCCCTCGGGTCGGGGGCAACGATAGCTCCCAATTGATGATGATCCCCCGCGTAGATTGCACGCTGCAGGAATTTACTCTCCCCCTGATGGTTCTGAACCTCCAGCTTACAGAAGGCCGAATTCTGACGAAGCGCGCTATGCAGCTGTTCCTTACTGTGAATCAGTTTACCGTTCACCTTCAGGATCGTCTCTCCTGCCAGAATGCCAAGTTCGCTTGCCGGACTATTCGGAAGCACTGCGAGAACGCGTAGTCCACGAATCGGATGCACAAAGATCGGACTGCGCTGCTGTTCTTCATAACGGCTGTACCACACCAAGCCCTCATGCAGCAGTAATGCCGCTAATGCAGCCACGATCGTGAGTGGTGTCCACCACTCGGCCAACAGGCTCAATGCCAGCACAATGGCTCCGTAAAATATGAGCCGCTTCGATGTGATGCTTGCCTTCTCCTGCGGGAGCATGCTCTGCGTCATTTCCCCGAAGCCAATCACGACCGGGAGTGCCATCATGGTAAAGCCTGTACTCCAGGCATCACCACCGAAGAATGGCGTCCATGGCAGCACGCTTCCTCCGCTTACCGCCGGAACAAGCAAGAACAAGGGCAAGGGCCAGAAGCTCTGCATGTGATAACCGCCTACGAGCTTGCCACGCTTACCCTCAAGAAACAGCGGTGTAGCAAAACCCGAACCCTGTATCCTGACAAGCAAGGCTTCTGCAAAATGCAGAACGGCGGATAAAGCCAGCAGCGCAGGAATGTCCAATCCATGGATCGTTGTCGTTATGTGACTGACCCAGCCATCCGGCTGCCAATTCGGAAACCAGCCTAATCCAAACTGAATGATCCCGAGAAGACCGATGGAATAGGCAAAGCATAAGTACCGGATATGAAACAGCATCAGGATCAGGGAAGTCACCCATATGCATATGATGGCTTCCAGGCTTAAGGATATTCCCAGGAAGGCTACTACGATGGACACGCCGATTCCTGCCAGCAGCCCGCCCAGAAACGTTCGCCATGTCTGCAATCCCCAGGAATGCAGCTTCACATGGAACAACTTACGCTCCACCAACACCTGCCTTCGGTAGAACAGCATGACAAACAAAATCGAAATATAATAAAAGGGCTGCGTCAGCAGTTGTATGCCTGCATCTATCCCATACATCAGCAGTTGTTTCAATGTCTCCAACAGCTTGCCACGCTCCTTTCAGCTTCAAGATGCTTCGAAATTTATACTTTCAGATATCTTAAAAGAAAAAAAGAAGGCTAACGTTCAGCCTTCTTACTTGTTCGACGCCTTGGCGGCGATTTCCTTCCGGACCTCAGCAATTCCGCGATTCATTTGATTATCCTCTTTCGGATCCTGAATCTTCTCAATCAATGCGGCTTCCAATGCCTCGGCTGTAGCGCCGTTAAGGATACCGTCCGCTTTCAGCTTGTGCTTGCTCTGGAAACTCTTAACGGCCTTCTCTGTATTCCGGTCGAAATAGCCATCCGTACGCCCGATCTTATAACCAACCGCTTCAAGCATGATCTGTGCATTCTTCACGTCCGTGCTATTCGTGTCGTACGTATAAGTTTTCTTCTTATCGATCGGTGCAACGGTAAAGTATTCTGGCTGTGACACCTGAATATCCGGCTCAATTCCCTTCTCATGGATCCAGGTACCGTTTGGCGTCAACCACTTGGCAATCGTTACTTTCAGCAGGCTTCCATCGCCAAACTGCTTATCAAAGCTCGTTTGCACGGTACCTTTTCCGAAGGAATGCTCTCCCATCAAGGTAGCTCCTGCCGATTGCTGCAGTGCGCCTGCCAAAATTTCGGAAGCGCTGGCGCTGCCCTTGTTCATCAGCACCGTTATCGGATAAGATTTCGCCTCACCGCCCGAAGGATGCTTCTCCCGCTTCTTATTCTTATCCTCTACCTGAACGATCAACTCGCCTTTAGGTACGAACTGCTCTGCAATGTCGATGACAACGGACAGCACGCCGCCTGGATTGTTCCGGACGTCGATCAGCAGTCCCTTCATGCCTTGGCTTTCCAGTTTCTTGAGTTCTTCCTTAAAGCGTTCGCCTGTATTCAGCGAGAATTGGGAGATCTCAATAACACCGATTCCGCCCTTCTCCATCCGTGCCGACACGGTTTCCAGATCGACGTCATCACGAACGATAACATACTCGACAGGCTGCTCAGAGCCTGCACGCTTAATCTGAAGGACGGCCTTGGAACCTTTCGGACCGCGAATCTTGTTGACTGCCGCGTTCAACTCCAGACCCTGCAAAGATTCCCCATTAACTGAGAGGATGGTATCCTTTGCCCGGATCCCGGCTTTATCCGCAGGAGATCCCTTGATCGGGGATACAACAACGACACTGCCATCTACAGAGGATACCTCCGCACCAATCCCTGAGAAGGAGCCCTCAATGCTCTCTTCAAACTGGGCTGCCGTTTCTTTTCCCATATAGTTGGAATATGGATCTTCCAGCGCTTCCATCATCCCGTTGATGGCGCCGTCGATCAGTTTCGACCGATCGATATCCTTGTAATAATTGCTTTCGATGAGGTCAATCGCTGTCCCCAGTTTTTTCGCTTCAGACTGCTCCAGTCCATTCCTGTTTGCTATACTGGCCAGCAGCCCCTCACCGTCTCCGGTCTGGCTAGGAGCGGGCAGCTGGGTCAAAGCCATCGTTAACAGCACGCCGCACAGCATGGCAGCTATGACCAGAAAGACAGCCGTTCGTTTTTTCAGCAAGTACTTCACCGCCTTTGTACGTTTCAACTGCTACACATGGGGAATCCCGTCCACCTAGTATATGATTGGCTTGCCGGGAATATTTATACAGCGGTCTGAAGGTTATATGGTATAAGTCCTAAAAGTTTGTTACAGATAAGGCGAAGGATTGACCGGCGATCCATTGATCCGAACCTCAAAATGAAGATGCGGTCCTGTGCTCTGACCCGTGGAACCCACTTCGGCAATCTTCTGCCCTCTAGACACCTTGTCGCCTTCGCTGACTTTAATCCCGCCATTGCGGATATGTCCATACAAGGTCCATACGCCGCCCCCATGATCAACAATAACACAGTTTCCGTAACCGCTCCACCACTCGGCCAATATGACCGTGCCGCTCTCAGCTGCCCGGATCTCAGTCCCCTGTGGTACCGCGAAATCCTGGCCTGTATGCATCTTGCCAGCCTGGCCCGTTACCGGATGAACTCGAGGCCCATAACCCGATGAAAGTCTGGCACCGGAAACTGGGATCGCGAATGGTCCGCCGTTACCTGTGTATCCGCCGCCACCTTTACTTCCACCGAGGGTGGTCGCCTTGGCTCTTTTCGCCGCAGCCGCTTTGGCAGCCGCTGCTTTACGGGCAGCTTCCTCAGCCGCAAGCTTATTCTTTTCCTTCTGCAGATCCGAACGTTTGCTTGCTAAGGCAACCAACATTTTATCCTGCTCTTCGGTCAAGATTTCCGCATCTTCGATATCCTGATCATACTGGGCCAGTAGTACGCGCTTCTCCTGTTCCTTCTCGTTCAGGATACTCTTGCGGTCCTCCATTTGGCCATACAGGTCCTTGGCGGTTGCATACTGTCCTTCAAGCTCCTTCTTCTTGTCGATGACAAGCAGCTTGTCCTGCTTATGCTCCACCAGCAAATCCTGGTCCTGGTTAACGATCGTCTTCAAAGAATCCGCACGCTCAATAAAATCGCTGAAGCTGGTCGAGGAGAGCAGCACATCCAAATAAGATACTTGCCCATCCATATAGATGAGGCGAATCCGGGATTCCAACAGCTTCTCACGGGAGGCGATACGCTCCTCCGCCGCTTCAAGTTCTTTGGTTGTTTTTCTCAGCAGATCCTCTGTCTCCTCGATCTTCATGGAGATTTTGGTCAATTCATTGCTGACGATGCTGATCTGCTCCATCACATATTTCAAATTCTTCGTTGTTTTTTTCTTGTAATGCTGAGCTTCTTGTTTATTTTCCGCTGCTTTGTTCTTCTGTGCCCGTGCTTTCTTGACCTGCTCCTGAAGCACGCTCAGCTCTCGATCTACATCGGCTGAAGTCTTCTTCTCGGCTTGTCCGACGGTCGGTTGGATCATAACAGTGGCCAGTAATAAGGCTGCTACTCCTGCGGCGATTTTCTTCAAGTTTCGCTCCCCATCCTTTACCTTGTTTTATACTTTCAAAAATTTACGTATCGACATGGTGCTGCCCCAGATGCCAATGACCATTCCCAGCCCAACGATAATGATGCCGAGCTGCAGCCACAAATCTCCCAGCGGGATTAAGCTCTTTGCCAGCGTCAGATCGGTTTGCGACGCAGCGTACAGACGATTGTAGCCTACAAACAACAGCGTGACCGTCACAATGGAGCCCATCAGGCCGATCATGGCACCTTCCACGAAAAACGGCCAGCGAATGAAGTTGTTGGTCGCGCCGACAAGCTTCATAATGCCGATCTCGCGGCGACGGGCCAAAATAGTAACTCGAATGGTGTTCGAGATCAGGAACATAGACATCAAACCGAGTCCCGCTACGAAAATAAAGCCGATATTCCGCACCGTCTTCGTAATCTTGAACAGAGTTTCGACCGTGCCTTCCCCATACTTGACTCGCAGGATCGGCTCCTCCGTATACTTCTGGTTCAGAGCGGTAATCTTGTCGGCAACAAAACCGACCGTGGTCGGTTCAATAACGGAAACCTCGAATGCATCAGGAAGCGGATTCTGGTCCGCCTCGCTGAAGCCTTCCACCCATTCGGAGCCCAGGCTTTCTTCAAGCTCCTTCATGCCCTCTTCCTTGGACACGAACTTGATGCCGCCGACCTCCGGCATTGCCTCGATTTCACTCTTGATGGTTTCGCGCAGCTTCTTATCCACATTGAGATTTAAGTACGTATTGATTTGCACATTGCTATCTGCTTTATCGGCTAAAGCGTTAACATTCATGACTAATAGCATGAAAACGCCCAGTATAAACAAAGACACTACGATGGAAGTAACCGATGCCACCGACATCCATCCATTCCGGAAAACGCTCTTCGCCCCTTCCCGCAAGTGCCGCAAGAAGGTTCTAAAATTCATACCCGTAATCTCCTCTCTGCTGGTCACGGACGATCTGTCCATGCTCAATCGCAAGAACGCGTTTACGCATGGTGTTCACGATATCCCTGTTGTGGGTAGCCATTACGATGGTGGTTCCCCTGAAATTGATTTCATCCAGCAGCTGCATGATGCCCCACGAGGTTTCCGGATCCAGGTTACCTGTAGGCTCGTCCGCAATAATGACGGAGGGGTTATTCACAATCGCTCTGGCGATTGCGATCCGCTGCTGCTCACCCCCGGAGAGTTGGGAAGGTTCGCGGTTCGCCTTGGCTCTCAGGCCCACAAGCTCCAGCACCTCCATGACCCGTCTCTTGATGAGACGCTGCGGCGCTTCAATAACCTCCATGGCAAAAGCTACATTTTCGTAAGCAGTCAGCTTGGGCAGCAGACGATAGTCCTGAAAAATAACCCCGATATTTCGGCGAACATAGGGAATTTTGCGCTGCTTCAGCTTCCCGATATTAAATCCATTAACAGAAATTTGCCCCTTCGTAGGCACTTCTTCTCTATAGATAAGTTTCATAAACGTCGATTTGCCAGCACCTGACGGTCCGACAACATAGACGAATTCATTTCGATTGATTTTGACGGAAACTCCTTGAAGCGCATGAGCGCCGTTCGGATAAGTCTTCCATACGTCCTGCATTTCGATCACTTCATCACTTCCCAATCCTTAATTAGCCATTATACTTTTCGACAGTTTCCATCGAATTCCTTTAAAATCCATGAAAAATCCTCACGACATCGTCTATTGTAACAAATTTGTTACCTTTTGAGTACCCGAAAGTTTAAGCCCACCGTGACATATACATGAAAAAGTGCATGAACTGCGGCCAATACGAAGTTAAGAAGGTGGTTCGAATGAAAAAAATTCATCTTGGTCTCATCATTGTCATCAGTTTCGGTCTTCTCCTCTCCGTCGGCTTCGGTCTATTGACGATGTACGTGAACCAGAAGGAACTCCCGAAGGGGGTCGTTCTCTCCGGTTGGCAGGTAGGCGGTACACCCGCAGACGAGGTGCTGTCAGAGCTGGATCAACGGCTGCAGGCGATGACAGCATTGAAGGTGGAGCTGCAATCGGACACTCTGAAAGGGCACACGGAAAGCTTCACTCTCCGGGAAGCCGGAGTTCAATTCAGCGCTGCCGATTTTCGGGAAGCTATCGCCAGGTTGTCCGAAGGATCATTATGGGATCAGGTTCTTTACCGGCGTAACTTTCAGCTGGAGTGGCATATATCCACGGACTGGGATCGCAATGTGTTAAAAGAGCGGTTGAGCGAAGACTGGCAAAAGGAACGCTTTGGCGAACCCGTCAATGCGGTGCGGAGCATATCCGAAGATGACGTTGTCCGGTACACCCCGGAGAAAACGGCATACCGCATCGATTGGCCGGCATTCTATGAAGGGTTCGGCGCTGCGCTTCCGAATGAGTCCCACTTCACCGAGCCGAAATTCGATGAGATCATTACGGTCCAACTGCCTGTCATCCGTCAAAAGCCCCCCGTTACCGTAAAATCGCTGCAGGATGAGGGGATTGAGCGCAAAATCGTCGAATTCTCTACGAGTCTCGGATCCAGCGGGCCTGGACGCGTTCATAACGTGACTGCCGCTGCCAAAGCCGTAGACGGCATGATTCTGAAGCCCGGCGATGAATTCAATTATGCTCATATTATTGATGCTGCGAAGAAGGAGTACGGCTTTGAAGAAGCCCCCGTTATCGTGAACGGCAGGCTGGTTCCCGGGATCGGCGGCGGGATCTGCCAGGTATCCAGCACAGTCTATCATGCCGCTTTGCTCGTCGGGCTGGAAATCACCGAACGGCGCAATCATTCCCTTCCGGTCAGCTACCTGCCCAAGGGGCAGGATGCCACCTTTGCTGAAGGGGTGATCAATTTTCGCTTTCGGAACAATACAGGCAAGCATCTGCTTATTTTATCGGAGGTATCGCACGATAATTTAACACTAAAGATGTTCGGCACCTTCCCGGAAAATACGGAATATGAGCTTGTGTCCACCACCGTTGAAACCTTGCCGTCACCAGAGAAAATCATTCACAATAACTCGCTTCCTCCAGGACTCAAGCAGGTGGTTCAGAACGGGAAGCCAGGCTATGTGGTTGAAACCTACCGAGCCAAGAAAGTAAACGGCAAAGTTGTGGAGAAAGTCAAAATATCCAAGGATACCTACCGCCCCCAGAACAGCATCGTTGCCATTAATCCGACGAACGATGTCCAACTGCCTGAAGCGAATGATACCCCGAAAGAGGAAGTGGTTGAGGACGGTATCAGTGCCCCGTAAACCTGAAGACAGCATGGAACAGCCCGGATTCGCGATAGAACCGCGAATCCGGGCTGTTTGCCTTGCCGTTATTTCAATGTAATGTATCGCCTTTATAGCAGCTCTCGTATTCACCAGACGGATATCCTCGCCTTCAATCAGCTCGGCATTCAGATGTCCCATCCGGAAGGGCATCGTTGTTATCCTTAAAACTGCCGAGATGCTCTGACCTCGGCTTCCGGATGCTGTGACAGTTCATCTCTGTACTCCACTTGCCGAATCTCGCACCCTTTGCCTAAGATCACCCGGTTACCGCGGACGATATCGGCTTCAACATACTCGAGATCAAGGACATCGCCTTCAATAATACGAGCCTCCAGCCGTGTTCCCCGTAAAGGCAAGGACAGCATTTCCCAGAGCCGCTTCCCTTTTTTGCGGACCGTTATCCGGTCTCCAACGATTTCCTGTGCAAGGCAGCGGCCCAATACTCGGATATCCGCTGTTCCAACATGCAGGCGGCCATCGATCTTAAATCCCCCTTGCAACGTGGCGGATTCACTCCGCACGTCACCACGGCTTCTCAGGTTTCCGGTGACCTCAAGTTTTTTCGATTCGGAATCTCCGTGAATGCTGCAATGCCCCCCGATAAAGATGGAGCGACAGCGCAATCCATCCTTCAAACTCAAACTGCCGGCTACATGCAGCTCCTCAGACTCCACAGCCCCCTTAATGGTTCCCGATCCGTTCACGCGAATCGTACGGGCAGCTATGGCGCCACTAACACTCATATTTCCATTACCTATTAATTCTCGGCAATCCAGATCTCCATTCACCTGCCCGGCACCGTCAATGCGCACCTTATCGTATTGGCCGCCGCTTGAACTTCCGGTTCCCGTAATCTTCAGATCGGACAGCTTGTCGTCATGTGGTATCATGAGTATCCTCCTCCAGATTTACAAAGTAATCACTATCTATATCTTTACTTCTTCATCACAACAGTTATTTCTACAATAAATGTCCGTCCTCCACCAGGTGGAGTCATAATCTCCCTCTAAGATACCACACCTCCGCTATTCATAGAACAGCCCGTTGGCTGAACTTCACCTCGGTCCCAAGACCGAGGCGTTCTCAGGCACTTTATCTCGTCTTTGCCTGCAAATGATGGTTCGGGTTTGCTTGGAGCAAGGGAGATTGATTGTGATATGATTCAAATAGGCTCGTCATTGATCTCTCATTTATTAAAGTGAAAGGGGATACATCATCATGGCTCTTATGCAATGTCGCTTTTACTCGGAGGTACTGGGTCTCAGTACGTCCATGACCGTCATTCTCCCTCAGCAAACCTCTTCGCAGATCGGTATGACCAATCATGCCAAAAGCGGTCTGCATCCGACGCTCTTCCTGCTGCACGGCCTGTCCGACGACGATTCCATCTGGCTGCGCAGAACCTCCATTGAACGCTATGTGGCCGAGATGGGCATTGCCGTCGTGATGCCGCAAGTTCACCGCAGCTTCTATACCGACATGGAATACGGTGGCAAATATTGGACCTTCATCAGTCAGGAGCTGCCGGCCATTGCCCGTTCCTTCTTCCCGTTATCCCCCGCGAGGGAAGATAACTTCGTCGCCGGCTTGTCCATGGGCGGATACGGGGCATTCAAGCTGGCGCTCCGCTGCCCGGAATCCTTTGCCGCGGCTGCCAGTTTGTCGGGCGCTCTCGATATGGCGGGTCATATCCGGAGGAATGAGGCCTTGTTTGAACATCAATTAGTCTACGGAGATCAAGATATTACCGGTACCGACAACGACTTGCTGTGGCTGCTACAGGAAGTCGAACGATCCGAAGGGCCTAAGCCGCTGCTGTATCAATGCTGCGGAACCGAAGACTTCCTCTATGAAGACAATCAAGCGTTCCGAAAAGCCTGCGAAGAAACCTCCCTCGAACTCATCTATCAGGAAGGTCCAGGCAATCATGATTGGGGATATTGGGATACCCACATTCAGGATGTGCTGAAGTGGCTACCGTTGAAGGCCTGATAAACCTATAGACACACCATGACATGCCAGCGGTTCGTTTTCGGTTCTATGAGGTGCGTTTCTGATATCTTAAAAAAGGTGGATCAGCAAACTTATCGTTTGCCGATCCACCTCTATTTTTTTCACGCCAAGTATTCTATGCCGTTACTCTACATTCCCTTGACGGAGACCCAGCCATTCCTCCGTGACCTGAAGGGTCTGCACGCTGCGATCAATGGCCGCCTTCACTTGCTCGGTTGCCGTGCCGCCGTATACGTTACGCGCATTGACCACCGTCTCCGGTTGAAGGACGCCATAAATGGAGTCGTCGAACAGCTCCGAGAACTGCTTGAATTCGTCCAGCGTCAGGTCCAGCAAATACTTGCTGTTCTGGATACAGTACAATACAGTCTTGCCGATCACTTCGTGCGCCTGACGGAAAGGAAGTCCTTTGCCCACCAGGAAGTCCGCGATGTCGGTTGCGTTGGAGAAGTCGGTATTCACCGCTTCGCGCATGCGGCCTTTGTTGACCTTCATCGTGGCGATCATCGGCGCGAACAGCTGCAATGCGCCTTCCAGCGTAGCCACCGTATCGAACATGCCCTCTTTATCTTCCTGCATATCCTTGTTATAAGCAAGCGGCAGGGACTTCAGCACGGTGAGAAGACCCATTAAATTGCCGTATACCCGTCCGGTTTTGCCGCGAACAAGCTCAGGCACATCCGGATTCTTCTTCTGCGGCATAATGCTGCTGCCCGTGCAGAACGCATCATCCAGCTCGATGAAATTGAACTCCGTGCTGCTCCAAAGCACCAGCTCCTCGCTTAAGCGGGACAAGTGCATCATGATGATGGAAGCATCCGAGAGGAATTCCAGGATGAAGTCCCGGTCGCTGACCGCATCCAGACTGTTCTCGTAAACACCATCAAACCCAAGCTGCTCTGCCACGAAATGGCGGTCGATCGGGAACGTTGTACCCGCAAGCGCGCCTGCCCCGAGCGGCAACACGTTAATACGCTTATAGCTGTCGATCAGACGGTCGATATCCCGCTGAAACATGGACACGTAAGCCATCAGATGATGTGCGAACAGAATGGGCTGTGCACGCTGCAGATGCGTATACCCTGGAATAATCGTATCCAGGTTATCCCTGGCTTGTCCGATCAATGCGGTTTGCAGCTCATGCAGCATGCCAGTCAGCGCCACTACGCGGTTACGTAAATACAGATGCATGTCCGTAGCCACTTGATCGTTACGGCTGCGGCCTGTGTGGAGCTTGCCGCCGACAGGTCCGATTTCCTCAATCAGATTCTTCTCGATGTTCATATGAATATCCTCATCCGATACGGAGAACTCGATGCTGCCCTCACGGATGCGCTCCAACACCTTGTTCAAGCCAGCCTTGATCGTCTCCACGTCTTCGGCCGGCACGATGCCGCATTTGCCCAGCATGGACACATGCGCAAGGCTTCCCTGGATATCCTCTTCGGCCAACTGCTTGTCAAAACCGATGGATGCCGTATATTCCTCTACCAATGCGTTGGTCTGCTTCGTAAAGCGTCCGCCCCATAACTTGCTCACAACACTTGCCCCTCTCTGTTTAAGGCAGAGGGCCGCTTCCCGCTTAAGAAGTCCCTTTCATCCCGGTTACGCGAGAATCAGTGGAGCTCCCTAGCATGAAACGGCCTTCAGCCTGTTCATTATTGTAAACTTATTGATTCTGGTTCACGCCGGTTGCCACTTTCAAACGCAGTGCATTCAAGCGGATAAAGCCGGTGGCATCGCCCTGATCATAAGCTTGCGTCGGATCGGCTTCCATCGTTGCGATATCCGGGTTGTACAGACTGACCGGACTCTTCACACCTGCGCCGATAATGTTGCCTTTGTACAGCTTCACGCGCACCGTACCGGATACGTTCTTCTGGCTCTCCGTTACCAGCGCTTGCAGTGCCAGACGCTCCGGCGCAAACCAGAAACCGTTATAAACCAAGGTACTATAGCGGGTAATCAGGCTGTCGCGCAGATTCATCACTTCACGGTCCATCGTGATGGATTCCATTTTGCGATGAGCGGTGAACAGGATGGTTCCGCCTGGAGTCTCATAGACGCCGCGGCTCTTCATGCCAACGAAACGGTTCTCTACCATATCCACGCGACCGATGCCGTGTTTGCCACCCAGCTCGTTGAGCTTCTCCATTACTTGCAGCGGACTCATCGATTCGCCGTTCAGCGCAACAACATTCCCTTGTTCAAACGTAAGCTCGAGGTATTCCGCCTCGTCTGGTGCATCCTCAGGCGATACGCTGAGCAGGTACATATCCTTGCTATCCTCTGCACTTGCA
Above is a window of Paenibacillus sp. FSL K6-1330 DNA encoding:
- a CDS encoding IS110 family transposase, which gives rise to MKDTIKYVGLDVSKENIAVSVADPGREGARYLGTIPHTEYHILKVLRKLGQPNELSVCYEAGPTGYPLVRLLTAHGYDCIVIAPSLMPSRPGERVKTDRRDSMRLAQLLRAGELTHVHVPTPEEEALRDLVRMREDVKEDRARIRQRIGKFLLRHQIAPKEPLRRWTAKYRLWLGRIPFESASQRLVLQEMLHQMDENEERLKRMEAAIHEEATEGHHAPLIQALQTLRGVAETTATGIVAEVCSFTRFGNAKAFMGYTGLVPREYSSGQSRWQGNITKSGNTHLRRLLVESAWSYRYKPALQGELKKRQQGKSPEIQAISWKAQYRLHRKYTKMLSKGKPSGKAVVAVARELSGFIWSIARELEEKGINR
- a CDS encoding PDZ domain-containing protein; translation: METLKQLLMYGIDAGIQLLTQPFYYISILFVMLFYRRQVLVERKLFHVKLHSWGLQTWRTFLGGLLAGIGVSIVVAFLGISLSLEAIICIWVTSLILMLFHIRYLCFAYSIGLLGIIQFGLGWFPNWQPDGWVSHITTTIHGLDIPALLALSAVLHFAEALLVRIQGSGFATPLFLEGKRGKLVGGYHMQSFWPLPLFLLVPAVSGGSVLPWTPFFGGDAWSTGFTMMALPVVIGFGEMTQSMLPQEKASITSKRLIFYGAIVLALSLLAEWWTPLTIVAALAALLLHEGLVWYSRYEEQQRSPIFVHPIRGLRVLAVLPNSPASELGILAGETILKVNGKLIHSKEQLHSALRQNSAFCKLEVQNHQGESKFLQRAIYAGDHHQLGAIVAPDPRDGIAVGLKPVSLITLLANKLHIRSKRGSSGSKTTGGSEEAGFHSS
- a CDS encoding S41 family peptidase encodes the protein MLKKRTAVFLVIAAMLCGVLLTMALTQLPAPSQTGDGEGLLASIANRNGLEQSEAKKLGTAIDLIESNYYKDIDRSKLIDGAINGMMEALEDPYSNYMGKETAAQFEESIEGSFSGIGAEVSSVDGSVVVVSPIKGSPADKAGIRAKDTILSVNGESLQGLELNAAVNKIRGPKGSKAVLQIKRAGSEQPVEYVIVRDDVDLETVSARMEKGGIGVIEISQFSLNTGERFKEELKKLESQGMKGLLIDVRNNPGGVLSVVIDIAEQFVPKGELIVQVEDKNKKREKHPSGGEAKSYPITVLMNKGSASASEILAGALQQSAGATLMGEHSFGKGTVQTSFDKQFGDGSLLKVTIAKWLTPNGTWIHEKGIEPDIQVSQPEYFTVAPIDKKKTYTYDTNSTDVKNAQIMLEAVGYKIGRTDGYFDRNTEKAVKSFQSKHKLKADGILNGATAEALEAALIEKIQDPKEDNQMNRGIAEVRKEIAAKASNK
- a CDS encoding peptidoglycan DD-metalloendopeptidase family protein, translated to MKKIAAGVAALLLATVMIQPTVGQAEKKTSADVDRELSVLQEQVKKARAQKNKAAENKQEAQHYKKKTTKNLKYVMEQISIVSNELTKISMKIEETEDLLRKTTKELEAAEERIASREKLLESRIRLIYMDGQVSYLDVLLSSTSFSDFIERADSLKTIVNQDQDLLVEHKQDKLLVIDKKKELEGQYATAKDLYGQMEDRKSILNEKEQEKRVLLAQYDQDIEDAEILTEEQDKMLVALASKRSDLQKEKNKLAAEEAARKAAAAKAAAAKRAKATTLGGSKGGGGYTGNGGPFAIPVSGARLSSGYGPRVHPVTGQAGKMHTGQDFAVPQGTEIRAAESGTVILAEWWSGYGNCVIVDHGGGVWTLYGHIRNGGIKVSEGDKVSRGQKIAEVGSTGQSTGPHLHFEVRINGSPVNPSPYL
- the ftsX gene encoding permease-like cell division protein FtsX, encoding MNFRTFLRHLREGAKSVFRNGWMSVASVTSIVVSLFILGVFMLLVMNVNALADKADSNVQINTYLNLNVDKKLRETIKSEIEAMPEVGGIKFVSKEEGMKELEESLGSEWVEGFSEADQNPLPDAFEVSVIEPTTVGFVADKITALNQKYTEEPILRVKYGEGTVETLFKITKTVRNIGFIFVAGLGLMSMFLISNTIRVTILARRREIGIMKLVGATNNFIRWPFFVEGAMIGLMGSIVTVTLLFVGYNRLYAASQTDLTLAKSLIPLGDLWLQLGIIIVGLGMVIGIWGSTMSIRKFLKV